The following proteins are co-located in the Apium graveolens cultivar Ventura chromosome 5, ASM990537v1, whole genome shotgun sequence genome:
- the LOC141660516 gene encoding uncharacterized protein LOC141660516: protein MEKAFALTYVGDNHKVEYATYFLKGESNYWWETAKALEAAEVITWDRFKRMFLDMYFPRYMLTQMEMKFFEVKQNNMTVGEYEKKFTELSKFMGEYVDSEEKRAKRFQQGLKPWLMSRVAAFELTTYAEVVQKAMVIEGESEQNQKEKYNKKRRFKMGEEGSSYKGQNQRTNQRLKP, encoded by the coding sequence atggaaaaggcctTTGCCTTAACATATGTTGGAGATAATCATAAGGTGGAGTATGCCACTTACTTTCTTAAAGGCGAatcgaattattggtgggagacAGCAAAAGCTTTAGAAGCTGCTGAAGTTAttacttgggataggtttaagAGAATGTTTCTGGATATGTATTTTCCTCGCTATATGCTAACACAAATGGAGATGAAGTTCTTCGAGGTAAAGCAAAACAATATGACAGTTGgagaatatgagaagaagtttacagaaCTTTCTAAGTTTATGGGGGAGTATGTTGATTCTGAAGAGAAAAGGGCAAAAAGGTtccaacaaggattgaagccttggTTAATGAGTCGTGTGGCAGCTTTTGAGTTGACTACTTATGCTGAAGTGGTTCAGAAGGCGATGGTAATTGAAGGCGAGAGTGAGCAAAATCAAAAGGAGAAATACAACAAGAAAAGAAGATTTAAAATGGGAGAAGAAGGCTCAAGTTACAAGGGCCAAAATCAGAGAACTAATCAAAGGCTTAAACCTTAG
- the LOC141660517 gene encoding uncharacterized protein LOC141660517 yields the protein MEEMKWVGRVLGCCREGVWRGENGVKDLHAGFYGSFSWSNGVSGGCKRISKFEIGEAVLLKVSPWKGLIRFGKKGKLAPRYIGPFEILNQVGKVAYELALPPQYQHVHNVFHVSLLKRYNPDANHVIEIEPVEIQADLSYEKQPVQILDQQERTLRNKSVSLVKVLWRNPKFEEAMWELESEMQNRYPQLFS from the exons atGGAAGAAATGAAATGGGTGGGGAGGGTTTTAGGGTGCTGCCGAGAGGGAGTATGGAGAGGAGAGAATGGAGTG AAAGATTTGCATGCAGGGTTTTATGGGTCATTTAGTTGGTCAAATGGAGTTAGTGGAGGGTGTAAG CGTATTTCAAAATTCGAAATTGGGGAAGCGGTAttgctaaaagtatcaccatggaagggattgatCCGATTTGGTAAGAAAGGGAAATTAGctccaagatacattggaccttttgaaatcttgaACCAAGTAGGGAAAGTTGCCTATGAGCTAGCCTTGCCACCACAATATCAGCACGtgcataatgtatttcatgtctCATTGCTGAAAAGGTATAATCCGGATGCCAATCATGTGATAGAGATTGAACCAGTGGAGATTCAGGCTGATTTATCATATGAAAAGCAACCTGTGCAGATACTGGATCAACAAGAGAGAactcttagaaataaatcagtaagtTTGGTGAAAGTATTATGGAGGAATCCTAAATTTGAAGAGGCAATGTGGGAGTTAGAATCTGAAATGCAGAATCGGTATCCTCAACTATTCTCCTAG